Proteins co-encoded in one Dyadobacter sp. CECT 9275 genomic window:
- a CDS encoding DNA topoisomerase 3, with protein MKVCIAEKPSVARDIAEVIGAKQRKDGYYEGNGYQVTWTFGHFCTLKEPHDYTDRWKSWRLEDLPMIPPSFGIKLIDNAGVLKQFGVIENLVKACDEVINCGDAGQEGELIQRWVLLKAKCTAPVKRLWISSLTEAAIREGFDKLRESTQYDNLYAAGSARAIGDWLLGMNATRLFTKKYGQGKAVLSIGRVQTPTLAMIAQRQKEINSFVSEEYWELKTIYRETEFTATIDRLKKLEKAEKGLAYLLEHPFEITAFEKKEGKEGNPKLFDLTSLQVEANKKYGYSAEDTLKHVQNLYEKKFVTYPRVDTTYLSEDLHPKIEGIMRELTYYSQYTQTILSSPIPKLKAVFDDKKVTDHHAIIPTGVLPSALGIDEKRIYDMIVRRFLAAFFPECKVSNTTVLGKVGQLEFKATGKQILEPGWREVYANDNTAKKENPEEEKVMPNFEVGETGPHEPRIHHGKTSPPKPFTEATLLRAMETAGRQVDDEEMRELLKDNGIGRPSTRANIIETLFKRKYIEKKKKNLLATQTGMDLIDTIQVELLKSAELTGIWEGKLRLIEKGEYAMDTFKQELIDMVVNLTQEVKRTTGKMIAIAVEIPEKAEEKPKKETKPKTPKPEIAIEELNCPKCKNQLLKKGKTAYGCTNFQVCGFKIPFEMMSKTLSDKHVFDLLSKGKTTKIKGLVMPGRPEPFDGKLVMNASFNIEVE; from the coding sequence ATGAAAGTTTGTATAGCTGAGAAACCCAGTGTTGCCAGGGATATTGCGGAGGTGATTGGGGCCAAACAGCGAAAAGATGGCTACTATGAAGGAAACGGGTACCAGGTTACCTGGACCTTCGGCCATTTCTGCACGCTTAAAGAACCACATGACTATACTGACCGCTGGAAATCGTGGCGGCTGGAAGACCTTCCGATGATACCGCCCAGTTTCGGCATTAAGCTGATCGACAACGCCGGTGTTCTTAAGCAATTTGGAGTCATAGAAAATCTGGTGAAGGCTTGCGATGAGGTTATTAACTGCGGTGATGCAGGGCAAGAGGGAGAGCTGATCCAGCGCTGGGTGCTGCTGAAAGCCAAATGTACGGCTCCTGTAAAACGGTTATGGATATCGTCGCTTACGGAAGCTGCCATCAGAGAAGGTTTTGACAAACTGCGGGAAAGCACTCAGTACGACAACCTTTATGCGGCAGGCAGCGCCCGGGCCATCGGCGACTGGCTTCTGGGCATGAATGCTACCCGACTTTTTACAAAAAAATATGGCCAGGGAAAAGCTGTTTTGTCCATAGGAAGGGTACAGACGCCTACTCTGGCGATGATAGCTCAGCGGCAGAAGGAAATTAACTCGTTTGTTTCTGAAGAGTACTGGGAATTAAAAACCATTTACCGCGAAACGGAATTTACGGCCACCATTGACCGGCTAAAAAAACTGGAAAAAGCAGAAAAAGGCCTTGCCTACCTGCTCGAACATCCTTTTGAGATTACGGCATTTGAGAAAAAAGAAGGAAAAGAGGGGAACCCCAAACTGTTTGACCTGACATCGCTTCAGGTGGAAGCCAATAAAAAATATGGTTATTCGGCAGAAGATACGCTGAAACATGTCCAGAACCTGTACGAGAAAAAATTCGTTACCTACCCTCGTGTCGATACAACCTACCTCTCCGAGGATCTGCACCCTAAAATAGAAGGTATCATGCGGGAACTGACCTATTATAGCCAGTATACCCAGACAATTCTGTCTAGCCCCATACCTAAACTTAAGGCAGTATTTGACGACAAAAAGGTGACAGATCACCATGCTATTATCCCAACAGGCGTGCTCCCTTCTGCCCTTGGTATTGACGAGAAGAGGATATATGACATGATCGTGAGGCGGTTTCTGGCTGCCTTCTTTCCGGAATGTAAGGTATCCAATACCACGGTGCTGGGGAAGGTAGGTCAGCTAGAATTTAAAGCCACGGGAAAACAGATCCTGGAACCGGGCTGGCGCGAAGTATATGCCAATGACAACACCGCAAAAAAAGAAAATCCGGAGGAAGAAAAGGTAATGCCCAATTTCGAGGTGGGAGAAACAGGCCCGCACGAGCCTCGGATACATCATGGCAAAACTTCTCCGCCCAAGCCCTTCACCGAGGCTACTTTGCTGCGCGCGATGGAAACCGCGGGACGGCAGGTAGACGACGAGGAAATGCGTGAACTTCTGAAAGATAACGGTATTGGCCGGCCGTCCACCAGGGCCAATATCATTGAAACGCTTTTCAAGAGGAAATATATTGAGAAAAAGAAAAAGAATCTGCTGGCTACGCAGACCGGTATGGACCTGATTGATACCATTCAGGTGGAGCTGCTGAAAAGCGCTGAACTCACGGGTATCTGGGAAGGAAAGCTGAGGCTGATCGAAAAAGGTGAATATGCCATGGATACCTTCAAGCAGGAACTCATTGATATGGTAGTTAACCTTACGCAGGAGGTAAAGCGTACCACCGGAAAAATGATCGCTATTGCAGTGGAAATCCCGGAAAAGGCAGAGGAAAAACCAAAAAAGGAAACTAAACCGAAAACCCCGAAACCTGAGATAGCAATAGAGGAATTAAACTGCCCGAAATGTAAAAATCAGTTACTAAAAAAGGGGAAAACAGCCTATGGCTGTACCAATTTCCAGGTTTGCGGCTTTAAGATACCCTTTGAAATGATGAGCAAAACGCTCAGCGACAAACATGTTTTTGATTTACTGAGCAAAGGAAAAACAACCAAAATCAAAGGGCTCGTCATGCCAGGAAGGCCCGAACCCTTTGATGGTAAATTGGTTATGAACGCCTCATTTAATATAGAAGTAGAATAA
- a CDS encoding Gfo/Idh/MocA family protein, which produces MKETEDNRRNFIKSSLSTAAGLMMLPEIPVKPAIVQSPAIITSSKGRPAASRIKFAVIGMNHGHIYGQVEAVVRGGGELVSFYAREADLASAFAKRYPQAKQAKNENEIIEDKSIQLVLSAAIPDERAPLGIRVMKSGKDFMADKPGITSLEQLAQVRKVQKETKRIYSIMYGERLENRATIKAGELIKAGAIGKIVQTIGLGPHRENPKTRPEWFYDKKRFGGIICDIASHQFDQFLFFTNSTKAEIIASQTGNVNHPQHPGFEDFGDVMLKGDGGAGYIRVDWFTPDGLNSWGDGRLTVIGTEGFIEIRKNVDIGGRDGGSHLFLVNQKETKYIDSTGTQLTYGSNLVDDVLNRTETAMSQEHCFLATELALIAQKNAKKLVLG; this is translated from the coding sequence ATGAAAGAAACAGAAGATAACCGCCGTAATTTTATCAAGTCTTCATTAAGTACCGCTGCCGGGCTGATGATGTTGCCGGAAATTCCGGTGAAACCTGCCATCGTGCAGTCGCCAGCCATTATTACGTCTTCGAAGGGGCGCCCGGCCGCTTCGCGTATTAAATTTGCCGTGATCGGGATGAACCACGGACATATTTATGGCCAGGTGGAGGCGGTTGTGCGCGGTGGAGGCGAACTGGTATCTTTTTATGCCAGGGAAGCAGACCTGGCGTCAGCATTTGCCAAAAGGTATCCTCAGGCGAAGCAGGCGAAAAATGAAAATGAAATTATTGAGGATAAATCCATACAACTGGTTCTCAGCGCAGCCATACCTGACGAAAGAGCTCCGTTGGGGATCAGGGTCATGAAAAGCGGGAAAGATTTTATGGCGGATAAGCCGGGCATCACTTCACTGGAGCAACTGGCCCAGGTGAGAAAAGTACAAAAGGAAACCAAAAGGATCTATTCCATTATGTACGGTGAAAGGCTTGAAAACCGGGCAACCATCAAGGCAGGTGAGCTGATCAAAGCGGGAGCGATCGGTAAAATTGTTCAGACGATCGGCTTGGGGCCGCACAGGGAAAATCCGAAAACAAGGCCGGAGTGGTTCTATGACAAGAAACGTTTTGGCGGGATTATCTGTGACATCGCCTCCCATCAGTTTGACCAGTTTCTGTTTTTTACAAATTCAACCAAAGCTGAAATCATAGCGTCTCAGACCGGGAACGTTAATCATCCACAACATCCTGGATTTGAAGATTTTGGAGATGTAATGTTGAAGGGAGACGGCGGTGCGGGGTACATCCGTGTAGACTGGTTTACGCCGGATGGCCTGAATTCCTGGGGTGACGGCCGGCTCACTGTGATAGGTACCGAAGGGTTTATCGAGATCAGAAAAAACGTTGATATTGGCGGACGGGACGGAGGAAGCCACTTATTCCTTGTTAACCAGAAAGAAACCAAATACATTGACAGTACAGGAACGCAGCTTACTTATGGCAGTAACCTCGTGGATGATGTGCTGAACCGCACAGAAACCGCTATGTCGCAGGAGCACTGTTTCCTGGCCACCGAACTGGCACTGATTGCTCAGAAAAATGCAAAAAAGCTGGTGCTAGGATAA
- a CDS encoding DUF481 domain-containing protein, translated as MKTLKSIIFLLSALFSGLSSVKAQDTAADSLPVSARDSFNLAADSLDKPVFVLVDTLRYRFIGDGNFTRGNVNRSLMVLRAEILATGPLISIATNPRFTYGKQNGVLAERDSYVDLFIDIFKKKRTYVFGLGVLETSNLRRIDLRQMAGAGLGFRMLRSKNNNLSFTDAILYESTNFRELPTVTTIRNSFRIKGKHSFALDKVRLNHITFIQPALNDLSNVRWNTIISVELPINKWVTIRTSFENSYESVVETTRKRNDSRITFGIAVGNK; from the coding sequence ATGAAAACATTAAAGTCAATTATTTTCCTGTTATCAGCGCTGTTTTCAGGGCTTTCATCTGTTAAAGCGCAAGATACAGCTGCTGACTCACTACCGGTTTCGGCGCGGGATTCATTTAATCTGGCAGCAGACAGCCTGGATAAACCCGTTTTTGTGTTGGTGGATACCCTCCGTTATCGTTTCATTGGAGACGGAAATTTTACCCGGGGGAATGTGAACAGGAGCTTGATGGTGCTCCGGGCCGAAATTCTGGCCACCGGACCGCTGATCAGTATAGCAACCAACCCGCGTTTTACTTACGGTAAACAAAACGGCGTACTGGCCGAACGAGACTCTTATGTAGATCTGTTTATTGATATTTTCAAGAAAAAAAGAACCTATGTATTCGGGCTCGGCGTATTGGAAACCAGTAATTTAAGGCGGATAGACCTACGGCAGATGGCCGGTGCGGGGTTAGGTTTCAGGATGTTGCGAAGTAAAAATAATAATCTGAGCTTTACGGATGCTATCCTCTATGAATCCACTAATTTCAGGGAACTGCCGACAGTTACAACCATCCGGAATTCGTTCAGGATTAAAGGCAAACATTCATTTGCGCTGGATAAGGTAAGGCTTAACCATATCACTTTTATCCAGCCAGCACTCAACGACCTGTCCAATGTGAGGTGGAATACTATTATTTCTGTCGAACTTCCGATTAATAAATGGGTGACGATCCGAACCAGCTTTGAGAATTCGTATGAAAGTGTGGTGGAAACCACACGGAAAAGGAACGATTCCCGCATTACTTTCGGAATTGCAGTCGGTAATAAATGA
- a CDS encoding DEAD/DEAH box helicase, which translates to MHEFIIPDLSVSSLTNAAILRYCSDVPETGKRGFFDLQPQEIRLNEATFLVPQGTSDWYEVIVKQPENHLQLFCTCRAVAGKLCLHQTQVLYNMMDRKEIRLFFDTSLRHARMREFAQDYGLENEPNPDTYFEVQYANRSARIVPIMRELIAVNTETVRHFEHQLLPGKTPDRMNVATSQDEVPIAVLGRNKYYDHFFLELYSAARTKDGKIKNPVEITDVIDQLQRHQDPALIRFYSSFLRFRNQFREKLPKQDIDTLKTILANPQQLDFYAHDPSVSENINASSLSRIEILHSPLNLQLTVSLKNNFYEVSGYLEIAEKKYNLETLVTRFDYFVQTGKTLHLIGNPDFLRIIDFFRKQSQKIIIHESRFEAFRQNILSRLEDRISIIYSFLKPATKKQLRDNGFDEKVEKIIYLSEFGNYVLLTPVMKYGKAEVPVFTKKQIYSVDSHGNPFTVQRNPDEELRFISALIRLHPDFAGQEPEDAVFLHKHTFLDENWFLEAFEEWKNQDINVLGFNKITGNRLNAYKPKVTVQVTSGINWFDSTLDVRFGRQKVSLKNLQKAVKNRTKFVALGDGTQGILPGEWLQKMEKYFAAGELNGESIQIPKINFNSILDLYDEEIIADEVRNEIKVIRSGFEEFEKIDNVKVPKELKTKLRNYQKQGLNWLNFLDTYGFGGCLADDMGLGKTVQIIAFILSQRRRVKVNTNLIVVPTSLIFNWQTEVARFAPDLKIITIHGNSRVKNTDDFGSYEIVLTTYGTMLSDIHLLKNYVFNYIFLDESQAIKNPESLRYKAARLLQSRNKIVMTGTPFENNTLDLYGQLSFACPGLLGSLTQFRNHYLTPIDKFKDEEAAADLRKRINPFILRRTKKQVARELPDKTEMVLYCEMGDEQRKVYNAYEKEFYNYIHTKLEGDITRNRLHVLQGLTKLRQICNSPALLNDEEYYGDGSSKIEVLLEQIEGKAGQHKILVFSQFVTMLDLIRTELRAKNIGHEYLTGQTRDRESAVNNFQQNPEVRVFLISLKAGGTGLNLTEADYVYIVDPWWNPAVENQAIDRSHRMGQQKNVIAVRLICPDTIEEKIMLLQETKKELADDLIKTDQNILKTLTKSDLLGLVVN; encoded by the coding sequence ATGCACGAATTTATCATTCCAGACCTGAGCGTTTCCAGCCTCACCAATGCCGCCATTCTACGGTATTGTTCTGACGTTCCCGAAACCGGGAAACGTGGTTTTTTTGATCTTCAGCCGCAAGAAATCCGCCTGAACGAAGCTACCTTTCTGGTACCTCAGGGCACTTCTGATTGGTATGAAGTCATTGTGAAGCAACCGGAAAACCACCTGCAGCTCTTCTGCACCTGTCGGGCAGTCGCGGGCAAGTTGTGCCTGCACCAGACCCAGGTACTCTATAACATGATGGATAGAAAGGAGATCCGGCTGTTCTTTGATACAAGCTTGCGCCATGCCCGAATGCGGGAATTTGCTCAGGATTACGGGCTTGAGAACGAGCCGAATCCTGACACCTACTTTGAGGTGCAGTATGCCAACCGCTCCGCCCGGATAGTACCCATCATGCGGGAGCTGATTGCCGTGAATACCGAAACTGTCAGGCATTTTGAGCATCAGCTTTTACCCGGGAAAACACCTGATCGAATGAATGTGGCCACATCGCAGGACGAGGTACCGATTGCCGTACTGGGCCGGAATAAGTACTATGATCATTTTTTTCTGGAACTATACTCCGCAGCCCGTACCAAAGACGGTAAGATCAAAAATCCGGTGGAGATAACAGATGTAATTGATCAGCTTCAGAGACATCAGGATCCCGCGCTCATCCGGTTTTACTCATCTTTCCTGCGGTTCAGGAACCAGTTCCGGGAAAAACTGCCAAAACAGGATATCGATACACTTAAAACGATACTGGCAAACCCGCAACAGCTCGATTTCTACGCCCACGACCCTTCTGTTTCAGAGAATATCAACGCATCATCTCTTTCAAGGATTGAAATACTCCACTCCCCGCTCAATCTTCAGCTGACGGTAAGTTTAAAAAACAATTTTTACGAGGTAAGCGGATATCTGGAAATAGCGGAGAAAAAATATAACCTGGAAACACTGGTCACCCGCTTTGACTACTTTGTACAAACCGGCAAAACACTGCATCTGATCGGCAATCCCGATTTCTTAAGGATAATTGATTTTTTCAGGAAACAAAGTCAGAAAATCATTATTCATGAATCCAGGTTTGAGGCGTTCCGACAAAATATTTTATCCCGCCTGGAAGACAGGATCAGCATTATTTATTCCTTCCTGAAACCTGCCACTAAAAAACAGCTCAGGGATAACGGGTTTGATGAAAAAGTGGAAAAGATCATCTATTTGTCCGAATTTGGGAATTATGTTTTGCTCACGCCCGTCATGAAATATGGGAAGGCCGAGGTTCCGGTTTTTACAAAAAAACAGATTTACTCCGTCGATTCCCATGGTAATCCTTTTACAGTCCAACGAAACCCTGATGAGGAGTTGCGGTTTATATCCGCCCTCATCCGCCTGCATCCCGATTTTGCCGGTCAGGAACCGGAAGATGCAGTATTTTTACATAAACACACGTTTCTGGACGAAAACTGGTTCCTGGAAGCCTTTGAAGAATGGAAAAACCAGGACATCAATGTACTTGGTTTTAACAAGATTACCGGCAACAGGCTAAATGCTTACAAACCGAAAGTAACGGTTCAGGTAACAAGTGGTATCAACTGGTTTGACTCAACGCTTGATGTCCGTTTCGGGAGGCAAAAAGTATCCTTGAAAAATCTTCAGAAAGCTGTAAAAAACAGAACAAAATTTGTCGCACTGGGGGATGGAACCCAGGGGATACTTCCCGGTGAATGGTTACAGAAAATGGAGAAATACTTTGCCGCAGGTGAGCTGAACGGCGAAAGTATCCAGATCCCAAAAATCAATTTTAACAGCATCCTGGATCTGTACGATGAAGAAATAATAGCCGATGAAGTACGGAATGAAATTAAGGTTATCCGGTCCGGATTTGAGGAATTTGAAAAAATCGACAACGTTAAAGTACCGAAGGAATTAAAGACCAAACTGCGTAACTATCAGAAACAAGGACTTAACTGGCTGAACTTCCTGGATACATACGGCTTTGGAGGTTGCCTGGCTGACGACATGGGCCTGGGCAAAACGGTTCAGATCATTGCCTTTATTCTGTCCCAGCGCAGGAGAGTGAAAGTGAATACCAATCTGATCGTTGTCCCTACTTCCCTGATATTCAACTGGCAGACCGAAGTAGCACGGTTTGCTCCTGACCTGAAAATAATAACCATTCATGGTAATTCCCGCGTTAAAAATACGGATGATTTCGGTTCTTATGAGATCGTATTAACTACCTACGGCACCATGCTTTCGGATATTCATTTGCTGAAAAACTATGTGTTCAATTATATCTTTCTGGACGAGTCGCAGGCGATAAAAAACCCTGAATCCCTGCGCTACAAGGCTGCCCGTCTGTTGCAGTCACGAAATAAAATAGTGATGACAGGTACCCCTTTCGAAAATAATACACTGGATCTTTACGGCCAGCTTTCCTTTGCCTGCCCGGGCTTGCTGGGATCGCTCACGCAGTTTCGGAACCATTATCTGACGCCTATTGATAAGTTCAAGGATGAAGAGGCCGCGGCCGATCTCAGAAAAAGAATTAATCCATTCATTCTGAGAAGGACCAAAAAACAGGTTGCCCGGGAACTGCCCGACAAAACAGAAATGGTACTTTACTGTGAAATGGGAGATGAACAGCGCAAGGTTTACAATGCCTACGAAAAGGAATTTTACAATTACATCCATACCAAACTGGAAGGTGATATCACCCGAAACAGGCTTCATGTACTGCAGGGGCTGACAAAACTGAGGCAGATATGCAATTCACCTGCGTTACTGAACGACGAGGAATATTATGGCGACGGCTCTTCCAAAATTGAAGTACTCCTTGAACAGATCGAGGGAAAAGCCGGGCAGCACAAGATTCTCGTTTTCTCACAGTTTGTTACCATGCTGGACCTGATACGCACCGAACTCAGGGCAAAAAATATAGGCCACGAATACCTCACCGGACAAACGCGGGATAGAGAAAGTGCGGTTAACAATTTTCAGCAAAATCCGGAAGTACGTGTTTTCCTGATCAGCCTGAAAGCGGGCGGAACAGGCCTTAACCTTACAGAAGCCGACTACGTCTACATTGTGGACCCATGGTGGAACCCCGCCGTTGAGAACCAGGCCATTGACCGGAGCCACCGGATGGGACAGCAGAAAAACGTAATTGCCGTCCGACTGATCTGTCCGGATACCATTGAGGAAAAAATCATGCTTTTGCAGGAAACCAAAAAGGAACTCGCGGATGACCTCATCAAAACGGACCAGAATATTCTAAAGACGCTGACAAAAAGTGATTTGCTGGGGTTGGTTGTTAATTAG
- a CDS encoding DUF1801 domain-containing protein: protein MTEPQQQKDKIKVNEHIQKLDPALAIIVESIRQIILSTDPEIGERIKWNNTSFYYTGEMPPFNPKEYKREIAVFNLHKGRILLVFPSGAKIKDTSGLLEGEYTDGRRLAYFTDLEDARSKEKLLQNVIREWLRTVEK from the coding sequence ATGACAGAACCTCAGCAACAAAAAGACAAGATCAAGGTAAATGAGCATATCCAAAAGTTGGACCCTGCTCTGGCCATTATAGTTGAAAGCATCAGACAAATCATACTAAGTACCGATCCAGAAATCGGGGAGCGGATCAAGTGGAACAATACGAGTTTTTATTACACCGGCGAAATGCCACCCTTCAACCCCAAGGAGTACAAAAGGGAAATAGCGGTATTTAACCTTCACAAAGGCCGCATTTTGTTGGTATTCCCAAGCGGAGCAAAAATAAAGGATACCTCAGGTCTACTGGAAGGGGAATATACCGACGGCCGCAGGCTGGCTTATTTTACCGATTTGGAAGATGCCAGATCCAAAGAAAAGTTATTACAAAATGTGATCAGGGAATGGCTGAGGACAGTGGAAAAATAA
- a CDS encoding glycoside hydrolase family 18 protein, translated as MLLRLKSLIILMLIVSLMPAGSIGQSATPGKYKVIGYVGGFRGLVAAEQIDVQKLTHIMYAFVNVKDSLAVLTNLATDSTNFRKLNLLKLKNPDLKIIISIGGWAWSENFSDAVLTETSRQAFARSAVEIVRQYNLDGVDIDWEYPGMPGEEGNVYRPEDKQNFTLMFKSCREELDKLAAETGKKYELATAVGGSQSFIDHTEMGVLEKYLDFINIMTYDYGGKNGTVGHHTNLYAYGDFEDVSSADRSVRNFIAAGVPPHKIGLGAAFYGKGWQAESAVNNGLGQKRVKTVQGGGYTKLKDTVINQNGNVRYFDKKAKAPYLFNAATHTLISYDDEKSIKAKCKYVKKHKLAGIFFWEYFNDPKGYLLGQIDKSL; from the coding sequence ATGTTACTTCGCCTGAAATCCCTGATCATTTTAATGTTGATTGTTTCACTGATGCCTGCCGGCAGTATTGGACAGTCTGCAACTCCTGGAAAGTATAAGGTGATCGGTTACGTTGGAGGATTCCGTGGGCTGGTTGCGGCTGAACAAATAGACGTCCAAAAGCTCACGCACATAATGTATGCCTTTGTGAATGTCAAGGATAGCCTGGCAGTACTCACTAACCTGGCGACGGATTCTACCAATTTCAGAAAACTGAACCTGCTAAAACTCAAAAACCCGGATCTTAAAATTATCATTTCTATTGGTGGTTGGGCGTGGAGCGAAAATTTCTCTGATGCCGTACTTACCGAAACTTCCCGACAGGCTTTTGCCCGCTCCGCTGTTGAGATTGTGCGCCAGTATAATCTGGATGGTGTGGATATCGACTGGGAATATCCGGGTATGCCGGGTGAAGAAGGTAACGTTTACCGGCCCGAAGACAAACAGAATTTTACGCTGATGTTTAAATCATGCCGCGAAGAACTGGATAAACTGGCTGCAGAAACCGGTAAAAAATATGAACTCGCAACCGCCGTGGGTGGCTCCCAGTCGTTTATTGACCATACCGAAATGGGCGTGCTGGAAAAATATCTTGATTTTATCAATATCATGACCTACGATTACGGCGGCAAAAATGGAACCGTTGGCCATCATACCAATTTATACGCATACGGTGATTTTGAAGATGTATCATCGGCTGATCGTTCGGTACGTAATTTCATCGCGGCCGGAGTACCTCCTCATAAAATAGGACTAGGTGCGGCCTTTTACGGCAAAGGATGGCAGGCTGAAAGTGCGGTAAACAATGGTCTGGGGCAAAAAAGGGTGAAAACCGTACAAGGTGGGGGTTACACAAAACTGAAAGATACGGTCATTAACCAGAACGGAAATGTGAGATACTTTGATAAAAAGGCGAAAGCGCCTTATCTCTTCAATGCAGCCACCCATACGCTGATCAGCTACGACGATGAAAAGTCAATCAAGGCGAAGTGTAAATATGTGAAAAAACATAAACTGGCCGGGATTTTCTTCTGGGAGTATTTCAATGACCCGAAAGGATATTTATTGGGGCAGATTGATAAAAGTTTGTGA
- a CDS encoding DUF1572 domain-containing protein: MENDYLQSVKKQFEYYKLLADKTITQLPDEKLFWQFNEESNSVAMIVKHLSGNMLSRWTDFLTSDGEKEWRNRDAEFDNDIRTRQDMLARWEQGWQCLFSALNSLDTPHLAQVIYIRNQGHTVMEAINRQLAHYPYHVGQIVFIGKMVQNEKWQSLSIPRGASSGYNADKFAQPQRKEHFTDEYRK; this comes from the coding sequence ATGGAGAATGATTACTTACAAAGCGTAAAAAAGCAGTTTGAATATTACAAGTTGCTGGCTGATAAAACGATCACCCAATTGCCGGACGAAAAGCTTTTTTGGCAGTTTAACGAAGAAAGTAACAGTGTCGCCATGATCGTTAAACATTTGTCGGGAAATATGCTGTCGCGCTGGACCGACTTTCTGACCAGTGACGGAGAAAAGGAATGGAGAAACCGGGACGCTGAATTTGATAACGATATCAGGACCCGGCAAGATATGCTGGCCAGATGGGAGCAAGGCTGGCAATGCCTTTTCAGCGCGCTTAACTCGCTGGATACACCACATCTGGCGCAGGTTATTTACATCCGGAACCAGGGGCATACCGTAATGGAAGCGATTAACAGGCAGCTTGCGCACTATCCCTATCATGTGGGGCAGATCGTGTTTATCGGAAAGATGGTACAGAACGAAAAGTGGCAGTCACTTTCAATTCCGCGTGGGGCCTCTTCAGGTTATAACGCCGATAAATTTGCTCAGCCCCAAAGAAAGGAACACTTTACCGACGAATACCGGAAATAG